A genomic window from Quercus lobata isolate SW786 chromosome 10, ValleyOak3.0 Primary Assembly, whole genome shotgun sequence includes:
- the LOC115964678 gene encoding uncharacterized protein LOC115964678 gives MSSNLERFLQCVTPTVSSRLLPQSCFNDLNSLWQPPGKERIEYFTLGDLWDCYDEWSAYGAGTPVLLNGGESVMQYYVPYLSAIQIYTNKSAGTSRTRKEDSDVADFESDSWSDDSGSDNLSRSLSNNSSRTWDAISEDSSFDQEGSWPMRDRLGCLYLQYFEMASPYWRVPLMDKYFFQITELAQNYTALMTLKSVDLSPASWMAVAWYPIYHIPNRENVKDLSACFLTYHTLSSSFQDNAVENTNTNIGNGMCHPESCHPESLRIVEEECKEESKDGISLPPFGLATYKLQGDVWIKPHTSDYERMIHLYSASESWLKQLGVHHHDFNFFTFHSTM, from the exons ATGTCTTCAAATCTGGAGCGTTTTCTTCAATGTGTGACTCCCACTGTTTCTTCTCGACTCCTTCCTCag AGCTGCTTTAATGATCTAAATAGCCTCTGGCAACCACCTGGCAAAGAGAGAATTGAATATTTCACATTAGGAGATCTCTGGGACTGCTATGATGAATGGAGTGCATATGGTGCTGGCACCCCAGTACTGTTGAATGGCGGTGAAAGTGTTATGCAATACTATGTTCCTTATCTATCTGCCATTCAGATATACACTAACAAATCAGCTGGCACTTCCAG GACTCGTAAAGAGGATAGTGATGTGGCAGACTTTGAAAGCGATTCTTGGAGTGATGATAGCGGGAGTGATAACCTATCGAGATCGCTAAGCAACAACTCTAGCAGGACTTGGGATGCTATTTCGGAGGATTCAAGCTTCGACCAGGAGGGTTCATGGCCAATGAGGGATAGGCTTGGCTGCCTTTACTTACAGTATTTTGAGATGGCTTCTCCTTACTGGAGGGTGCCACTCATGGACAAG TATTTCTTTCAGATAACTGAATTGGCTCAGAATTATACGGCATTAATGACACTCAAGAGTGTGGATCTTTCCCCAGCGAGTTGGATGGCTGTTGCTTG GTATCCTATTTATCACATTCCAAATCGGGAAAATGTAAAGGACTTGTCGGCATGTTTCCTCACATACCATACGTTGTCCTCAAGTTTCCAAG ACAACGCAGTGGAGAATACTAACACCAACATTGGAAATGGTATGTGCCATCCTGAATCCTGCCATCCTGAATCCTTGAGAATTGTAGAAGAGGAATGCAAGGAAGAAAGCAAAGATGGAATTTCCCTTCCTCCCTTTGGGCTTGCTACTTACAAGTTGCAAGGAGATGTTTGGATAAAGCCACATACATCTGATTATGAAAGGATGATCCATCTTTACAGTGCTTCAGAATCCTGGTTGAAGCAGCTTGGCGTCCACCACCATGACTTCAACTTCTTTACTTTCCACTCAACCATGTAa